In the genome of Leptospira licerasiae serovar Varillal str. VAR 010, one region contains:
- a CDS encoding alginate export family protein, which produces MLKNTIMSRPSRNKKYTFLPVRLLLSFGFLGLGSLWAQGVEPPKQETVTQAENTQVKQPAPTEEKVSAPSPQAPATNADAKDKDKEKDKEKVPAAPYKSPWKGKLDGELLGTLLLTPEHQDTVRKNPNLWITDNLRFGIQIRPRFENFNNQDFDKSTSDSKNYVTQNSQFWTLLDINESFAVKLTIQDTRLYGQYKDPSGTGYGPTSFTNSIGTAYAPGSTIPVKNNTDIREAYMIWKDFLPYTKLYLGRQVFSYGDSRIIGARNDSQIGNSFDGVRVAFDTKTWSTHAGYTVLAEESNGPNGFVTANSQKVGGAKALNDTYLAFLYNTWKPSEELVVDLYEIGVIKKYNTTTATGALVDPNERTNGRDNLFTTGIRLSNRTASGRSLPAGKSWDWGVEYAAQTGSTGQTIDASWDTLNTTIGSGTNKHAAYKETVQHDASFFLAQTGYNYKGFRVGVQFARASGDPNRTDGKSATWDPLFATRSGGFPYFDSGNGIANAAFWANVRTSSVHIQYYDDTWGRFIFAVYDIRKDKVQDAWYDGNRNAVTGSTGYDSNGDFLANKTVTGSTENYANNPFLKNWQPGHRLLLEYDLIYIKKINDYFSIWVGATVLYAGDAIKNQKQFNLDRNSTYFSLTLQFAI; this is translated from the coding sequence ATGTTAAAAAATACAATTATGAGCCGACCGAGTCGGAACAAAAAATATACATTCTTACCAGTCCGACTCCTTCTCTCTTTCGGATTTCTGGGCTTGGGATCCCTTTGGGCCCAAGGTGTTGAGCCGCCTAAACAAGAAACGGTTACTCAGGCGGAGAATACACAAGTCAAACAACCTGCGCCTACAGAAGAGAAAGTTTCCGCTCCTTCTCCCCAAGCTCCTGCTACAAATGCGGATGCTAAGGACAAAGATAAGGAGAAGGATAAAGAAAAAGTTCCTGCCGCTCCGTACAAAAGTCCTTGGAAAGGTAAATTAGATGGGGAATTACTCGGCACTTTACTCTTAACTCCGGAACACCAAGATACGGTTAGAAAAAATCCCAATCTTTGGATCACAGACAACCTTCGTTTCGGTATACAGATCCGTCCTAGATTCGAAAATTTTAATAACCAAGATTTTGATAAATCTACAAGCGACTCTAAAAACTACGTTACTCAAAACAGCCAGTTCTGGACTCTTTTGGATATCAACGAATCCTTTGCGGTAAAATTGACCATCCAAGATACTCGTCTGTATGGACAGTACAAAGACCCGAGCGGGACTGGATACGGTCCTACTTCTTTTACGAACTCTATCGGGACTGCATATGCTCCCGGAAGTACGATCCCGGTAAAAAATAATACGGATATCCGAGAAGCTTATATGATCTGGAAGGATTTTCTTCCTTATACAAAATTGTATTTAGGTCGTCAGGTTTTCTCTTATGGAGATTCCAGGATCATTGGTGCTCGTAATGATAGCCAGATCGGTAACTCTTTCGACGGGGTAAGAGTTGCATTCGATACCAAAACTTGGTCAACTCATGCAGGTTATACTGTTCTTGCAGAAGAAAGTAACGGTCCGAACGGATTCGTAACTGCTAACAGCCAGAAGGTCGGTGGAGCAAAGGCGCTTAACGATACTTATCTCGCATTCTTATACAATACTTGGAAACCATCCGAAGAATTAGTGGTGGATCTATATGAGATCGGCGTTATCAAAAAATACAATACTACTACCGCAACGGGCGCTCTTGTGGATCCGAATGAAAGAACGAACGGTAGAGATAATCTTTTCACTACGGGTATTCGTTTAAGTAACAGAACTGCTTCGGGCAGAAGTCTTCCTGCAGGAAAATCTTGGGACTGGGGAGTTGAATATGCCGCCCAGACAGGAAGTACCGGACAGACGATCGACGCTTCTTGGGATACTCTGAATACTACCATTGGAAGTGGGACGAACAAACATGCTGCCTACAAGGAAACAGTCCAGCATGATGCTTCCTTTTTCTTGGCGCAAACAGGTTACAATTATAAAGGTTTCCGTGTGGGAGTTCAATTCGCGAGAGCTTCCGGTGATCCAAATAGAACCGACGGAAAATCCGCAACTTGGGACCCATTGTTTGCTACAAGATCGGGTGGATTCCCTTATTTCGATTCTGGGAACGGTATTGCAAACGCTGCCTTTTGGGCAAACGTAAGGACTTCTTCCGTCCATATCCAATATTATGATGATACTTGGGGTAGATTCATTTTCGCAGTTTACGATATTCGAAAAGATAAAGTCCAAGACGCTTGGTACGACGGTAACAGGAACGCAGTTACAGGATCGACTGGATACGATTCGAACGGAGATTTCCTCGCGAACAAGACTGTTACAGGAAGTACGGAAAACTATGCTAACAATCCTTTCCTGAAAAATTGGCAACCTGGACACAGACTTTTGTTGGAATATGATCTGATTTATATCAAGAAGATCAATGATTACTTCTCGATTTGGGTGGGAGCGACCGTTCTTTACGCGGGAGATGCGATCAAAAACCAAAAACAATTCAATCTGGATAGAAATAGCACCTATTTCTCGCTTACTCTTCAGTTTGCCATTTGA
- a CDS encoding cytochrome c biogenesis protein CcdA, with product MKKIRILLSSMFGLRAALLIFFFFLTGSLQAESQVVSESWISSLNRWLETGISGPEFGFNSAIFLVLGGLCASLLPCVYPLYPITVGIIQARGETAANKMFHPLVYYAGLASMYFCFGLVAGISGGAFNTVLRYPGTNLFLAVIIFLLGLASLGILHLPIFPVKEWKGCQGWKGTFLLGMGAGFLSSPCVGPIVVAILIQVTAGVQSISAYSLAVSAFKMALFGLGLGLPFLFLGVFGLSLPRGGRWTRWIQIVLGFVVFYFAWSYYNKAMQLWSIPFELSFGILAAALAVLITAYFYQPTSLLRTERMKRALLLTGLICSSAILIRLAGWGTAPGGIKKDVVEEHGNLEWHRISDTAFETARTEDRLVFADFYADWCSNCKAFEDLTLSDTNLNQALGKTVLLKIRDDDKDFLIYENDPRFPELKIGLPFFVIFSPDGKVLFKTTNYLNTADMIRTIRGENIHASGE from the coding sequence ATGAAGAAAATTCGGATCCTTCTCTCCTCAATGTTTGGCCTAAGAGCCGCACTTCTAATATTCTTCTTTTTTTTAACTGGCTCGTTACAAGCCGAATCCCAGGTAGTCTCCGAGTCTTGGATTTCTTCTCTCAATAGATGGTTGGAGACCGGGATTTCCGGTCCAGAATTTGGATTTAACTCTGCGATCTTTTTAGTTTTGGGAGGGCTTTGTGCAAGCCTTCTTCCCTGCGTTTATCCTTTGTATCCGATCACTGTAGGAATTATCCAGGCAAGAGGAGAGACTGCCGCGAACAAAATGTTCCATCCTCTGGTGTATTACGCCGGGTTGGCATCGATGTATTTTTGTTTCGGACTCGTGGCGGGAATTTCAGGTGGTGCGTTCAATACAGTTCTTAGGTATCCGGGAACCAATTTATTTTTAGCCGTAATTATCTTCTTATTGGGACTTGCTTCATTAGGGATTTTGCATCTACCGATTTTTCCCGTAAAAGAATGGAAAGGTTGCCAAGGTTGGAAAGGGACTTTCCTTTTGGGAATGGGAGCAGGTTTCCTTTCTTCTCCTTGCGTCGGGCCGATTGTAGTCGCGATTTTGATCCAAGTGACAGCCGGAGTCCAAAGTATCAGTGCTTATTCCCTGGCGGTTTCCGCTTTCAAGATGGCGTTGTTCGGACTTGGTTTAGGATTGCCGTTTTTATTTTTAGGAGTGTTCGGACTTTCTCTTCCTCGTGGTGGAAGATGGACCAGATGGATACAGATCGTTTTAGGATTTGTGGTCTTTTACTTTGCCTGGTCTTATTACAATAAAGCAATGCAGTTATGGTCCATTCCATTTGAACTGAGTTTTGGCATCTTAGCTGCCGCTCTCGCGGTTTTGATCACTGCTTATTTTTACCAACCGACATCTCTTCTTCGCACGGAAAGAATGAAGAGAGCATTACTTCTTACCGGATTGATTTGTTCTAGTGCGATCCTGATTCGGCTTGCGGGTTGGGGAACTGCTCCCGGCGGGATCAAGAAGGACGTAGTAGAAGAGCATGGAAATCTTGAATGGCATAGAATTTCCGACACTGCATTCGAGACTGCTCGAACTGAAGATCGTTTAGTATTCGCGGATTTTTATGCGGATTGGTGTTCTAACTGCAAAGCTTTCGAAGATCTGACCTTATCCGATACGAATTTAAACCAAGCGCTGGGTAAAACGGTCCTCCTTAAGATCAGAGACGACGATAAGGATTTTCTAATATATGAGAATGATCCAAGATTTCCCGAACTTAAGATAGGTCTTCCATTCTTCGTGATCTTCTCTCCTGACGGAAAGGTTCTTTTTAAAACTACGAATTATTTGAATACTGCGGATATGATCCGAACGATCCGAGGAGAGAATATCCACGCCTCAGGGGAGTGA
- a CDS encoding prolipoprotein diacylglyceryl transferase, with protein MYKVIDIPGLVPFVQKYISSGWEGISTFSILVVIAFLAASYFLPKELERKHLDPSHADWLLILGVFGTFVGAKVFFIFEIWDQIFVDTPGFDGKYLYPLTHLDGFPGRPGLWSSLFSGSGLVFYGGFLFGILFISLYMIQNKLDVKSYLDAAVPSMALGYAIGRLGCFVSGDGCYGFATHADIPLLTFTYWPTSAVPSGVPVWNTPVMESAISFLFFIYFQKWARFQNFKRFSLGAQYLVLHGLARLGIEFLRVNKAVIPFFEPPVQSNIPGASGETTTFLNGYYWHGFSQSQYVSIAIILVGIYFLVKWKLWEKEPVPA; from the coding sequence ATGTATAAAGTCATAGATATTCCCGGACTAGTACCATTCGTCCAGAAATACATCAGCAGCGGTTGGGAAGGAATTTCCACATTCAGTATTTTAGTAGTGATCGCCTTTTTGGCGGCTTCTTATTTTTTACCTAAGGAATTAGAAAGAAAACATTTAGATCCATCCCATGCGGATTGGCTTTTGATCTTAGGGGTTTTCGGAACGTTCGTAGGCGCTAAGGTATTTTTTATCTTTGAAATCTGGGACCAAATATTCGTAGATACACCGGGTTTTGACGGAAAATATCTTTACCCACTCACCCACTTAGATGGATTTCCTGGTCGCCCAGGACTTTGGTCCAGTTTATTCTCCGGAAGCGGTTTGGTATTTTACGGAGGATTCCTTTTTGGGATCTTATTCATCAGCTTATATATGATCCAAAACAAATTGGACGTGAAATCTTATTTGGATGCGGCAGTTCCAAGTATGGCATTGGGTTATGCAATCGGTAGATTAGGATGTTTTGTTTCAGGAGACGGTTGTTACGGATTTGCAACTCATGCGGACATTCCGCTTTTAACATTCACTTATTGGCCGACGAGCGCAGTCCCAAGTGGAGTTCCTGTGTGGAATACTCCGGTCATGGAATCCGCTATATCATTTCTATTCTTCATTTACTTTCAGAAATGGGCAAGATTCCAGAACTTCAAAAGATTTAGTTTGGGAGCTCAGTATCTAGTATTGCACGGACTTGCAAGATTAGGAATAGAGTTCTTGAGAGTAAACAAGGCAGTGATCCCTTTCTTCGAACCTCCGGTACAATCAAATATTCCCGGGGCTAGCGGAGAAACAACCACCTTCTTGAACGGCTACTACTGGCATGGATTCTCTCAATCCCAATACGTATCCATTGCGATCATATTGGTCGGAATATACTTCTTAGTAAAATGGAAACTCTGGGAGAAGGAACCGGTCCCAGCTTGA